The DNA region GTGAGCAACTCCTTAAAGAAGTATGGCATTATGAATTTTACGGAGACCTACGTACTGTAGATACACACGTAAAAAGATTACGCGAAAAGCTAAATCGTGTATCTGAAGAAGCTGCTCAAATGATTCATACTGTATGGGGTGTTGGATATAAATTTGAGGCGCCTGAATAATGAGACGGCTGAATAGTGTCGTTGTAAAACTGTGGTTATC from Dysgonomonas mossii includes:
- a CDS encoding winged helix-turn-helix domain-containing protein, yielding HAVVNQSNTAKDLIVFENLVIDNDAHRVLADQKEVNLTPKEYELLLYLAKSPDKVFDREQLLKEVWHYEFYGDLRTVDTHVKRLREKLNRVSEEAAQMIHTVWGVGYKFEAPE